The Acidobacteriota bacterium genome contains the following window.
CGCCTTGGCACCTTTCTTCTCCAGAATCCTGGCGATCCCGGTCGATTCTTTCTTGAGCACTGGAATCTGAGGCTTCTCTTTTCCCTCCCACCATTCTGCCGGCTGCTCTTCAAAGGAGCTTATGGCAAAGGAGATGGAAGTCTTCGTGTTGGGAGCAATATTGAGAGCCTGAGTCGAAATGAAGAGCCCTTCTTCCGTTTCCACCGCAATATCATAATAGCCATAGGGGAGATGCTTCAGTGAATACGACCCTGAAGCATCGGTGGGGATGCTGTTGAAGAGCTTGCCTGACGCGATGTGGTAAGCCTTGACTGTGGCTCCTGCAATGGGAGTTCTGGCATCGG
Protein-coding sequences here:
- a CDS encoding carboxypeptidase-like regulatory domain-containing protein, coding for MVRFPRRFFPKLTALCFLLMFLLMVTHAFSEEGTSEIRGKVLASDARTPIAGATVKAYHIASGKLFNSIPTDASGSYSLKHLPYGYYDIAVETEEGLFISTQALNIAPNTKTSISFAISSFEEQPAEWWEGKEKPQIPVLKKESTGIARILEKKGAKAFFKSGKGVATILAGSAAAIGIAIAAGGDDGRQSPY